One genomic segment of Oenanthe melanoleuca isolate GR-GAL-2019-014 chromosome 5, OMel1.0, whole genome shotgun sequence includes these proteins:
- the NDUFS3 gene encoding NADH dehydrogenase [ubiquinone] iron-sulfur protein 3, mitochondrial, whose amino-acid sequence MWAAAARGLARAALRGGAAPAAARARLAGSSAADTRPTVRPKNEVEHKQLCAFGEYVAEILPKYIQQVQVTCFNELELLIHPDGIIPVLTFLRDHTNAQFKSLADLTAVDVPSRQYRFEIVYNLLSLRFNSRIRVKTYTDELTPVDSAVPVHKAANWYEREVWDMYGVFFANHPDLRRILTDYGFEGHPFRKDFPLSGYVEVRYDDEVKRVVAEPVELAQEFRKFDLNSPWEAFPAYRPAPEPLKIEAGAKKEDAK is encoded by the exons ATgtgggcggcggcggcgcggggcctGGCGCGGGCCGCGCTGCGAG GTGGCGCGGCACCGGCGGCGGCACGGGCCCGGCTGGCGGGGAGCTCCGCCGCGGACACTCGCC CTACTGTCAGACCAAAAAATGAAGTAGAACACAAGCAGCTGTGTGCTTTTGGGGAGTATGTGGCTGAGATTCTGCCCAAGTATATCCAGCAAGTACAG GTGACCTGTTTCAATGAGCTGGAACTTCTGATCCATCCAGATGGGATCATTCCTGTCCTGACCTTCCTTCGTGACCACACCAATGCCCAGTTCAAATCCTTGGCTGACCTGACTGCTGTTGATGTCCCATCTCGGCAGTACCGCTTTGAG ATTGTGTACAACCTCTTGTCCCTGCGCTTCAACAGCCGGATCCGTGTGAAGACGTACACCGATGAGCTGACTCCTGTGgactcagctgtgcctgtgcacaAGGCAGCAAACTGGTATGAAAGAgag GTTTGGGACATGTATGGTGTTTTCTTTGCCAACCACCCTGATCTAAGGCGAATCCTCACAGATTATGGGTTTGAGGGCCATCCATTCCGGAAGGACTTCCCACTCTCTGGTTATGTGGAG GTGCGGTATGATGATGAAGTCAAGCGGGTGGTGGCCGAGCCTGTGGAGCTAGCTCAGGAATTTCGGAAGTTCGATCTCAATAGCCCATGGGAGGCATTTCCTGCCTATCGTCCTGCTCCAGAACCCCTGAAAATAGAAGCAGGAGCAAAGAAAGAAGATGCCAAATAG
- the KBTBD4 gene encoding kelch repeat and BTB domain-containing protein 4 isoform X1 translates to MKGGAADCWRSDLCSTMDSSEETGGSSAEENYFVNYTFTDRSHSGRVAQGIMKLCLEDELFADVTISVEGKEFQLHRLVLSAQSCFFRSMFTSNLKEAHNRVIELQDVSESVFQLLVDYIYHGTVKLRAEELQETYEVADMYQLTALFEECSRFLARTVQVRNCLQVMWLADQHSDMELYTAAKHCAKSHLSQLQETEEFLHLPLRLLTDILTDGVPCSQNPTVAIETWINFNKEERAGFSETLRSSLKVIGENVHIYLIGKESSRTHSLAVSLHCADDDSISVSGQNSLCHQITAACKHGSDLYVVGGSIPRRMWKCNNATIDWEWCAPLPRDRLQHTLVSVPSKDAIYSLGGKTLQDTLSNAVIYYRVRDNVWTETSQLEVAVSGAAGVNLNGVIYLLGGEENDLDFFTKPSRLIQCYDTNTEKCHVKPYVLPFAGRMHAAVHKDVVFIVAEGDSLLCYNPLLDSFTRLCLPDAWSSVPSLWKIASCNGSIYVFRDRYKKGDANTFKLNPATSVVTVTSGIKVLLTNLQFVLA, encoded by the exons ATGAAGGGAGGCGCCGCAG ATTGCTGGAGGTCTGATTTGTGCAGCACCATGGACTCATCAGAAGAGACTGGAGGCTCCTCTGCAGAAGAAAACTACTTTGTGAACTACACCTTCACCGACCGCTCCCACTCGGGCCGCGTGGCCCAGGGTATTATGAAATTATGCTTGGAGGATGAGCTCTTTGCTGATGTTACAATATCAGTGGAAGGCAAAGAATTCCAGCTGCACCGTTTGGTCctctcagctcagagctgcttttttcgTTCTATGTTCACTTCCAACCTAAAGGAGGCCCACAACCGAGTGATTGAGCTGCAGGATGTTAGCGAGAGTGTCTTTCAGCTCCTTGTGGACTATATTTACCATGGAACTGTAAAGCTGAGGGCAGAGGAGTTACAGGAAACCTATGAAGTGGCAGACATGTACCAGCTGACTGCCCTTTTTGAAGAGTGCTCCCGTTTTCTGGCCCGTACAGTGCAGGTTAGAAACTGTCTGCAGGTCATGTGGTTGGCAGATCAACACAGTGACATGGAGCTCTACACAGCTGCCAAACACTGTGCAAAGTCACATTTGTCTCAGCtgcaggagacagaggagtTCCTACACCTGCCTCTCCGCCTGCTCACAGATATCCTTACAG ATGGCGTTCCATGTTCTCAGAATCCAACAGTTGCCATAGAAACCTGGATCAACTTCAACAAGGAGGAGCGAGCGGGCTTTTCAGAGACTTTGAGATCGAGTCTGAAG GTGATTGGAGAAAATGTTCACATCTACCTGATTGGAAAGGAGTCATCACGTACACATTCCCTCGCCGTCTCTCTGCACTGTGCTGACGATGACTCCATCAGTGTGAGTGGCCAGAACAGCCTGTGTCACCAGATCACCGCAGCCTGCAAGCACGGTAGTGACCTGTACGTCGTTGGTGGCTCCATTCCACGACGCATGTGGAAATGCAACAACGCGACTATAGATTGGGAGTGGTGTGCTCCTCTGCCCCGGGACCGGCTCCAGCACACCCTCGTCTCCGTGCCGAGCAAGGATGCAATATATTCCCTGGGGGGGAAAACTCTACAGGACACTCTCTCTAACGCTGTCATATATTACAGAGTACGAGACAACGTCTGGACAGAGACCAGCCAGTTGGAAGTGGCagtctctggagctgcaggggtgaACCTTAATGGTGTCATTTACCTGCTGGGTGGGGAGGAAAACGACTTAGACTTCTTCACCAAGCCCTCTCGGCTCATTCAGTGCTACGATACCAACACAGAGAAATGCCACGTGAAGCCATACGTACTGCCTTTCGCAGGGCGCATGCACGCCGCCGTGCACAAGGATGTGGTGTTCATTGTGGCCGAGGGGGATTCCCTGCTCTGCTACAATCCCCTGCTGGATAGCTTCACCCGCCTGTGTCTGCCAGATGCCTGGAGCTCAGTACCATCCCTCTGGAAAATTGCCAGCTGCAATGGCAGCATCTATGTCTTTCGTGACCGGTATAAAAAAGGGGATGCAAATACTTTTAAACTTAACCCAGCCACCTCTGTTGTAACAGTCACAAGTGGCATCAAAGTGCTGCTCACTAACCTGCAGTTTGTCCTGGCCTAA
- the KBTBD4 gene encoding kelch repeat and BTB domain-containing protein 4 isoform X2, protein MDSSEETGGSSAEENYFVNYTFTDRSHSGRVAQGIMKLCLEDELFADVTISVEGKEFQLHRLVLSAQSCFFRSMFTSNLKEAHNRVIELQDVSESVFQLLVDYIYHGTVKLRAEELQETYEVADMYQLTALFEECSRFLARTVQVRNCLQVMWLADQHSDMELYTAAKHCAKSHLSQLQETEEFLHLPLRLLTDILTDGVPCSQNPTVAIETWINFNKEERAGFSETLRSSLKVIGENVHIYLIGKESSRTHSLAVSLHCADDDSISVSGQNSLCHQITAACKHGSDLYVVGGSIPRRMWKCNNATIDWEWCAPLPRDRLQHTLVSVPSKDAIYSLGGKTLQDTLSNAVIYYRVRDNVWTETSQLEVAVSGAAGVNLNGVIYLLGGEENDLDFFTKPSRLIQCYDTNTEKCHVKPYVLPFAGRMHAAVHKDVVFIVAEGDSLLCYNPLLDSFTRLCLPDAWSSVPSLWKIASCNGSIYVFRDRYKKGDANTFKLNPATSVVTVTSGIKVLLTNLQFVLA, encoded by the exons ATGGACTCATCAGAAGAGACTGGAGGCTCCTCTGCAGAAGAAAACTACTTTGTGAACTACACCTTCACCGACCGCTCCCACTCGGGCCGCGTGGCCCAGGGTATTATGAAATTATGCTTGGAGGATGAGCTCTTTGCTGATGTTACAATATCAGTGGAAGGCAAAGAATTCCAGCTGCACCGTTTGGTCctctcagctcagagctgcttttttcgTTCTATGTTCACTTCCAACCTAAAGGAGGCCCACAACCGAGTGATTGAGCTGCAGGATGTTAGCGAGAGTGTCTTTCAGCTCCTTGTGGACTATATTTACCATGGAACTGTAAAGCTGAGGGCAGAGGAGTTACAGGAAACCTATGAAGTGGCAGACATGTACCAGCTGACTGCCCTTTTTGAAGAGTGCTCCCGTTTTCTGGCCCGTACAGTGCAGGTTAGAAACTGTCTGCAGGTCATGTGGTTGGCAGATCAACACAGTGACATGGAGCTCTACACAGCTGCCAAACACTGTGCAAAGTCACATTTGTCTCAGCtgcaggagacagaggagtTCCTACACCTGCCTCTCCGCCTGCTCACAGATATCCTTACAG ATGGCGTTCCATGTTCTCAGAATCCAACAGTTGCCATAGAAACCTGGATCAACTTCAACAAGGAGGAGCGAGCGGGCTTTTCAGAGACTTTGAGATCGAGTCTGAAG GTGATTGGAGAAAATGTTCACATCTACCTGATTGGAAAGGAGTCATCACGTACACATTCCCTCGCCGTCTCTCTGCACTGTGCTGACGATGACTCCATCAGTGTGAGTGGCCAGAACAGCCTGTGTCACCAGATCACCGCAGCCTGCAAGCACGGTAGTGACCTGTACGTCGTTGGTGGCTCCATTCCACGACGCATGTGGAAATGCAACAACGCGACTATAGATTGGGAGTGGTGTGCTCCTCTGCCCCGGGACCGGCTCCAGCACACCCTCGTCTCCGTGCCGAGCAAGGATGCAATATATTCCCTGGGGGGGAAAACTCTACAGGACACTCTCTCTAACGCTGTCATATATTACAGAGTACGAGACAACGTCTGGACAGAGACCAGCCAGTTGGAAGTGGCagtctctggagctgcaggggtgaACCTTAATGGTGTCATTTACCTGCTGGGTGGGGAGGAAAACGACTTAGACTTCTTCACCAAGCCCTCTCGGCTCATTCAGTGCTACGATACCAACACAGAGAAATGCCACGTGAAGCCATACGTACTGCCTTTCGCAGGGCGCATGCACGCCGCCGTGCACAAGGATGTGGTGTTCATTGTGGCCGAGGGGGATTCCCTGCTCTGCTACAATCCCCTGCTGGATAGCTTCACCCGCCTGTGTCTGCCAGATGCCTGGAGCTCAGTACCATCCCTCTGGAAAATTGCCAGCTGCAATGGCAGCATCTATGTCTTTCGTGACCGGTATAAAAAAGGGGATGCAAATACTTTTAAACTTAACCCAGCCACCTCTGTTGTAACAGTCACAAGTGGCATCAAAGTGCTGCTCACTAACCTGCAGTTTGTCCTGGCCTAA